AAAGTATAAAACAATCTACATATCAGGTACCTCATAGCCCAACACTTTGATCATACAAGTAAATACTAGCACACATTCAAGTAATGCCTGTggattaaatacaaattaaaattttctttcaatctcTTCCTAAACACAATTCTCAACTCAAGCAATAGCTAAAAGTATGCACAGCCATTTCAATTGGAAGTCATAATGTGACCTTCGAGTAGAGGAGAGTGAATGCAGGAGTTCGCGACGAAATTGTTTCCCCTGACCCGAATCGATTCAGAACATTCGTTTAGAAAACCATGATCAATATGCAAATCATAAAGCCAGACAGATAAAAATCAATCAAGTGTATGAAAGCAACAGAGTACTCACCCTGACTGACCGACAGATTCAATGTCTTTGTTGTTCACTTCTTCCTTTTGCACATATCCATAAGGATCATAGCTGGAAGTTCTTGTAAAGTCCAAGaagtaaagaacaaatacTATCAGGTAGCAACTGAAAAACATTGATAGAGGTCCAAAGATCCAGAGGAAGAAAGGAATTGCGAAATAGAAAGCTCGCAATCCGATCGACCAAAATAAGCTTCCTCGATTCAAGATTGCAGCAAGATAGTCCTTTCTGCCTTCACCAGCAGGCAATGTGACTAAGAAGCTAGCATGAGCATAGTATCTAATAGATTGCACATTGCAAAGAAATGCAACGAGGAAACACAGCAAAATGTAACGGTACTTTCCAGTACTTGATGTGCTGCCCACAAAAACACTGATCAATGAGCCGACGGTGATCGTCGTCGTAGCCATAAGCGTCGAAGCCATGATGTTGTTTCGTATGGTTTGGACTCCAAGAACAGCATTCTTCTCGGGGTCCTGAACATGATCACTCGTAATGTAGTCAGCCATGgaagttttctctctctccttctccaCCTCCACTGAAATGGGAGGAGGGGACAAGATGACTTCTCAATTGACTCATTCACTATACTTTCTGAACTAATCAATTGTATATGATTTAGAAGGCACGAGGCAGAATAAGTTTCTCAACATGAGGGAGGGAACACGATTAGAAGTACATGTGGAATCTTAATGAAATGACTCGAATTCTTCATCTAGACATGAAGTGAACAGCTTAAATCTCTATCCATAGAGGAATGAATGTTTGCAATCCGACAGATGTTGGTTAGTAGATGAttttagatgaaaatgaatgaagaaagatCATGACAAACCAAAATCCTCAAAACTACACAATAATGCTATCAGAGATATCAACAAGACATCAGATATCAAACAAGAGAAACAGTCCTTGAAATGAGTTGACAcacaaaatggaagaaaagagtCAGAGAGGAGAGACACTCACTGAAACAATGGTGGCGACCCATTGCCGGCGGGATTCAGCGTTGATTCCAATGACAGTTCTTTTAGGACTCCGGTAAATGGTGATTATCAGCCAAAGATGGTATCCCACCAGCACCGTAAAACCAAGCGGAACCATCACATATTCAAGATGTTTCATTTCCATACCACTTCAGCTCAGCTCCTGCAAGGTACCAagtctctctctcgctctctctctctctctctctctctctctctctctctctcacacacaaCTTTTTGCTTCCCCTCAAGTGGCTTGCAAGCACGTCCTTTTATATCATTGTCATACAATTGAGAATGTGGgttgaataaaagaaacaattttataagattATTCATCACATCAGAGCAAGAGAAACACATTAAAATATAGTTGAAGTAACAATCGAACATGAAACACGTGATGCAAGTCGCGCAACGTGCACCACACCTAAGTGCTCCATCTAAAAGTAGACACATTTTTTTCGATACAAAATATGAGAATTTAAATCTTCGATAATAAAAAAGCTATCATCTGCATTAATACGGTAGAAAAAGGAGGCATAAACCGACTGGTACATTTGTAGAATTGTTGGCTACGTAGAGGCCTTCAAGCCGATTATGCATACTACATACAAACTTagaccattttttttccttttttttcttttttatatcattaagGGTCAAGAGttacatgaaaagaaaatcgaCTGGCAAGACATAGCCTGATACATGATAGATTAGAAGAATGCTCTCACAAACTGCTTTTGGAAGAACCCTTGTTCACGAGCTTTTACCTGCCTTGCCCAAGGAAGTGAAGCTCAACCTGCaatttggaggaagaaaaactAGATTGAATAGGCCATATTGACAATGACAACGTGTGGTCATAAcccaataaaaaaaggaaaaaaaacgaaaGTAAGAAGAAGACTAGAGATGTTTAAGACAGCAACCCATGCCAGAGAGGAGGGtggggaaaagaaaacaaatattttaatcaaatgtCAACCATTCTTTATTCCGTGtagaattaagaaaattgGAAAGCACCTGATGATTGGCTTTCGCTCAGCCACGGGTGCACGAGTGGTCCCAGTTGACGATAGCGCCACTACTTCAGCAGGCTTAACATAAGAAATTAAGACTGTTAGATCATAAGAAAAGTAACATGATAGAACCCCCCTCAGGCATTTTACAACTATATGCTACCAAGGCAGAAGTAATATAAAGTTTTGGTCAAAGTATATACAACCTCAAGCTCCTCTAAGCCCCCATTGGAATATGATCTTGAGGTCAGGCGTGCTTCATTGCAAGATGTCATAGGAACTACTACGGAAGATGTCTTTGCAACCGAAGACGTCATGGGGATACCTTGCCGCGTGGCCCCAAAATCTATAGCTTGTTTTGTATAATCAATATCATCGAGCTCTTCAGGCTCACAAGGAAACTCTTGGTGAGAGTCGTATGAGCCAGACAGAATCTTTTGAATTGCCAGCTTCTCTGCTTCTTTACAGCTTGGTGTATCAGTAGCCGCAGCTTGGTCTCCATTATTCTGAGAGGAAACATCTGCCAGATTTTCTATGTTATTTGCACTAGTGGGAATAGAATTCACATCCTTTATGGAACATGAGCTAGTGGTGCTGATTTGGCTGACTTCGTGAACTTCCACAGGCTGGGAATGAGCAGCAGCCAAGGACTCTCCATTTCTCAAGTTAGTATTTGCATTATAATCAATACgccttcttttccttctatcATCTACTCCATCTAAACTTTCTGTAGCTTCAAATGGCCTGTCTACTTGAGTGCTATCAGAAGCTTTTAGTTCCAAACTACGCCTACTATCCCAAGTCATTTTTGATGCACGCGAAGGTCGGACTCCACCCGGAAAAACGAAATTTGGTATATTCCTCCTTTTCACATGTGTTACATAAATCTCCATCCCACGCTTTCGCATTGTATACATGTTGACAGAACGTTTAAATTCATCGACTGTCAACCTCATATCGAACTGTTCGCCCTCACTTGCAGGAACTCCTTGTTTTCGCTGCAAACCCATGAAATAACAATGGTGGAAAGGTCTGGATTTGTCTGAAAAATCTCCTGGATGTGGATGGCACTGAAGCATGTTATACGTATGTCTCTCAATCTTGCATCAACACAAAAGTCAAGTCAATCTCTACTGATAATAAAGAAATGAGTTCGAAATTTGATAAATGCTAGGAAGGCCGAAAGTAAACAGCTATGAATACAATTTCACCTTCAATGTCAGTTGGCGAAGACGAGATTCAACCCAACCTTTCCAGTTTCTTAGatcatcatcattttctgCAGTAATGTCGGTTTGTAAATAGTTTTTGTACGCCTCGAAGAAGGGGTAGGGCTCGAAAAGTGTATCCCAATCggccttattttcttccataaCCTGATAACATTTAACAACCATCAAActataattagaataaaaacgTGAATCCAATTAAACTCATTGTGCAAATTCCTAACTGGGGACAAAAGATGTCATTGCAGAAATGCACCTCACAAATATCATGTCCCCTCTGAAATTCTTCAGTCATAATACGCAGAGTGCTTGATGAAACATTGTAGCTAGAATTCATGCAAGGATAAGCAGGAGTAATGATAGGCATTAAATGGAATCTATCCTTCGGATTTCTCCTTGGATCCCAAACTGGAAGTCCAAGAGATCCTTCTTCATTAGCACAGAGCATGACTGGATTTGGCCAGCGCCACTGGGTGAAGACCCTGAAAAACCGAGACACGAGCATATTTGGCAATGCATTGGGATATAGTTGGCATATGCGAGCAACAAGCAACGCCCAGTTTATTCCGCCAAGAAACCCAGAAACCTGGTCAaggtataaattaaaagtcaGGTGATTGTAAGAAATCTTTGCATAAACTTGGAAGCAATCCACTTTATTAGACATCTGTACCATACATTGGAATAAACACCTCGGCGTTTTGCCCAAAACCTCATGCATCTCAATGTTGTTCGAAAACTCTGCACTTCATAAATTAAGCAATCTTTAAGAATGAATAAAGTTCAGTgacaaaaagagagaggaacATCTAGGCAAGTTCTGATCCTCAACCTGAATATTTGGAACTAATCGCAGAACTCGATCAGTAACTCGACAACCATTTAAACTACGAACTGTCTGTTCATCTGCATTCTGTAGTATCGAGTCCTGAGATATATCCAAGTCCTGGTccagaataaaaaatttgaaaacagaTTACATCAACATCTATCTGTAATAGAAACTTTACAAAGATTATAAGCCATTTTTGAACTTCAAGGAGGCAGCTGGGGAAGATGGAATAAGAATCCAGAGTGAATTATATAGAATGGAAAAGAATCCGAAAAATCCACTTTCTAGAAGTCAAATTGCaaatcatcaacaaaaatttactAAATCTATATAGTACGGCATGGCATCAGTACATCATAATCATGAAATACTAGAGAGTGGGAGACTTACTTCAGGAATAACCCAAAGTGACAATTTCGCATAGAGAAGATCAATAGAAATCCCGGAAAACTTAAATTTCATCACAGGGACATGAGCATCAGGCACAGGGTGCAACTCAGATACTTCTGGCATCTCTGACAGTATTTTATGTAGCTCACCGAAAAAGTCTTCCTACAGCCATGAAACAAAAGCATTATTGAGTCTACAAAGCTAAAATACCAGAGTATATGCAAACTTAGTTCACCACAAATATtcatgaaaatgaaagctaGACGCACTTCACGTGTTGCATGTCTAGGTCCCACACACAGCGTATCAATATCTGCTCCAGGGCCATGCACCTACAATATAATCAATAGATACCTcataaggagaaaaaaaaaattacaacagAATTAGAGATTCAAGTTCTATGCTAATCATTTGcaagtagaaagaaaaagcGGCAACATACATAATAAGGAAGGATCTggtgtttttacttttttgttttcttttctttttttcaatgccacttggaaaaatattttgtaatgtCCCGGGATTGAGGGTTAGCTTTAATACATTAGACTAAAACATACTTGAGAAAAAGCTTTAATGTAAAGGTTTAATTTGTAAGCTTCCACAATAACTCAGAAGAGAATACAAGTTCAAGAAAAGGTTCCATAGTTCTCTTCCCACACAATGGGTTGCCATTTCAAAGAGAATACAAATTGAACTTTCGTAAAATTCATGATGCATACAGCCCAAACCCATGAACTTCACCTGAACCAGCACACACATCATGCCCACCGGAATTTTAACACACAAgaaacattataaaaaaaattgcattacATGCTTGCACCAACAGTCTGCTCAAAAAGATATGGTGA
This genomic interval from Cucurbita pepo subsp. pepo cultivar mu-cu-16 chromosome LG20, ASM280686v2, whole genome shotgun sequence contains the following:
- the LOC111783713 gene encoding uncharacterized protein LOC111783713, with translation MEMKHLEYVMVPLGFTVLVGYHLWLIITIYRSPKRTVIGINAESRRQWVATIVSDPEKNAVLGVQTIRNNIMASTLMATTTITVGSLISVFVGSTSSTGKYRYILLCFLVAFLCNVQSIRYYAHASFLVTLPAGEGRKDYLAAILNRGSLFWSIGLRAFYFAIPFFLWIFGPLSMFFSCYLIVFVLYFLDFTRTSSYDPYGYVQKEEVNNKDIESVGQSGGNNFVANSCIHSPLLEGHIMTSN
- the LOC111783006 gene encoding nuclear poly(A) polymerase 1-like, whose product is MGSPALSGRNNGQRLGITDPISLSGPTEYDVIKTRELEKVLQDAGLYESQEEAVSREEVLGRLDQIVKIWVKTISRAKGLNEQLVQEANAKIFTFGSYRLGVHGPGADIDTLCVGPRHATREEDFFGELHKILSEMPEVSELHPVPDAHVPVMKFKFSGISIDLLYAKLSLWVIPEDLDISQDSILQNADEQTVRSLNGCRVTDRVLRLVPNIQSFRTTLRCMRFWAKRRGVYSNVSGFLGGINWALLVARICQLYPNALPNMLVSRFFRVFTQWRWPNPVMLCANEEGSLGLPVWDPRRNPKDRFHLMPIITPAYPCMNSSYNVSSSTLRIMTEEFQRGHDICEVMEENKADWDTLFEPYPFFEAYKNYLQTDITAENDDDLRNWKGWVESRLRQLTLKIERHTYNMLQCHPHPGDFSDKSRPFHHCYFMGLQRKQGVPASEGEQFDMRLTVDEFKRSVNMYTMRKRGMEIYVTHVKRRNIPNFVFPGGVRPSRASKMTWDSRRSLELKASDSTQVDRPFEATESLDGVDDRRKRRRIDYNANTNLRNGESLAAAHSQPVEVHEVSQISTTSSCSIKDVNSIPTSANNIENLADVSSQNNGDQAAATDTPSCKEAEKLAIQKILSGSYDSHQEFPCEPEELDDIDYTKQAIDFGATRQGIPMTSSVAKTSSVVVPMTSCNEARLTSRSYSNGGLEELEPAEVVALSSTGTTRAPVAERKPIIRLSFTSLGKAGKSS